NNNNNNNNNNNNNNNNNNNNNNNNNNNNNNNNNNNNNNNNNNNNNNNNNNNNNNNNNNNNNNNNNNNNNNNNNNNNNNNNNNNNNNNNNNNNNNNNNNNNNNNNNNNNNNNNNNNNNNNNNNNNNNNNNNNNNNNNNNNNNNNNNNNNNNNNNNNNNNNNNNNNNNNNNNNNNNNNNNNNNNNNNNNNNNNNNNNNNNNNNNNNNNNNNNNNNNNNNNNNNNNNNNNNNNNNNNNNNNNNNNNNNNNNNNNNNNNNNNNNNNNNNNNNNNNNNNNNNNNNNNNNNNNNNNNNNNNNNNNNNNNNNNNNNNNNNNNNNNNNNNNNNNNNNNNNNNNNNNNNNNNNNNNNNNNNNNNNNNNNNNNNNNNNNNNNNNNNNNNNNNNNtggcatagtttaaagtggctagtgatacatgtattacataaagatggcaagatgcagtagatgatagagtacagtatatacatatgagatgagtaaaggaacacgaagcgaggcggccatctcggtcggcgccggaagtaactATTGCAGACTACGAAGGGAGCTGTCCAGTGATACgtgcctaccagatgagctaaatcacttctatgctcgcttcgaggcaagcaacactgagtcatgcatgagagcatcaggtgttccggacgactgtgtgatcaggctctccgcagccaacatgagtaagaccttaaaacaggtcaatattcacaaggctgctgggccagacggattaccaggacgtgtgatccagacatgcgctgaccaactggcaggtgcctttactgacattttcaacctatcccttaCTGATTCTGTAATaccaaaatgtttcaagcagaccaccatagtctctgtgcccaagaacacaaaggtaacctgcctaaatgactacagactcgtagcactcacgtccgtagccatgaagtgcttcgaaaggctggtattggctcacatcaacaccattatcccagaaaccctagacccactccaatttacataccgaccaaacagatccacagattatgcaatctctattgcactccacactgccctttcccacctggataaaaggaacacatACGTGtgaatgatattcattgactacagcttagcattcaacaccatagtgccctcaaagctcatcactaagctaaggatcctgggactaaacacctccttctgcaactggatcctgcacttcctgacgggccgcccccaggtggtgagggtaggtagcaacacatctgccacgctgatcctcaacactggagcccctcagggtgcgtgctcagtcccctcctgtactccctgttcacccacaactgcatggccaggcacgactccaacaccatcattaagtttgcagacagtggaggcctgatcaccaacaagacagcctatagggaggaggtcagagacctggccggttgGTGCCAGAATatcaacctatccctcaacgtaaccaagactaaggagatgattgtggactacaggaaaaggaggacYgagcacgcccccattctcatcgacggggctgtagtggagcaggttgagagcttcaagttccttgttgtccacatcaccaacaaactagaatggtccaaacacaccaagacagtcgtgaagagggcacgacaaagcctattccccctcaggaaactaaaaatatttggcatgggtcctcacatcctcaaaaggttctacagctgcaacatcgagagcatcctgactagttgcatcactgcctggtatggcaattgttCGGCCTCcggccgcaaggcactacagaaggtagtgcgtaaggcccagtacattgCTGAGGCTaagctgccatccaggacctctataccaggcggtgtcagaggaaggccctgaaaactgtcaaagaccacagccaccccagtcatagactgttctctctactaccacatggcaagcagtaccggagtgccaagtctgggacaaaaatgttttttacccccaagccataacagtttttacccccaagccataagactcctgaacaggtaatcaaatNNNNNNNNNNNNNNNNNNNNNNNNNNNNNNNNNNNNNNNNNNNNNNNNNNNNNNNNNNNNNNNNNNNNNNNNNNNNNNNNNNNNNNNNNNNNNNNNNNNNNNNNNNNNNNNNNNNNNNNNNNNNNNNNNNNNNNNNNNNNNNNNNNNNNNNNNNNNNNNNNNNNNNNNNNNNNNNNNNNNNNNNNNNNNNNNNNNNNNNNNNNNNNNNNNNNNNNNNNNNNNNNNNNNNNNNNNNNNNNNNNNNNNNNNNNNNNNNNNNNNNNNNNNNNNNNNNNNNNNNNNNNNNNNNNNNNNNNNNNNNNNNNNNNNNNNNNNNNNNNNNNNNNNNNNNNNNNNNNNNNNNNNNNNNNNNNNNNNNNNNNNNNNNNNNNNNNNNNNNNNNNNNNNNNNNNNNNNNNNNNNNNNNNNNNNNNNNNNNNNNNNNNNNNNNNNNNNNNNNNNNNNNNNNNNNNNNNNNNNNNNNNNNNNNNNNNNNNNNNNNNNNNNNNNNNNNNNNNNNNNNNNNNNNNNNNNNNNNNNNNNNNNNNNNNNNNNNNNNNNNNNNNNNNNNNNNNNNNNNNNNNNNNNNNNNNNNNNNNNNNNNNNNNNNNNNNNNNNNNNNNNNNNNNNNNNNNNNNNNNNNNNNNNNNNNNNNNNNNNNNNNNNNNNNNNNNNNNNNNNNNNNNNNNNNNNNNNNNNNNNNNNNNNNNNNNNNNNNNNNNNNNNNNNNNNNNNNNNNNNNNNNNNNNNNNNNNNNNNNNNNNNNNNNNNNNNNNNNNNNNNNNNNNNNNNNNNNNNNNNNNNNNNNNNNNNNNNNNNNNNNNNNNNNNNNNNNNNNNNNNNNNNNNNNNNNNNNNNNNNNNNNNNNNNNNNNNNNNNNNNNNNNNNNNNNNNNNNNNNNNNNNNNNNNNNNNNNNNNNNNNNNNNNNNNNNNNNNNNNNNNNNNNNNNNNNNNNNNNNNNNNNNNNNNNNNNNNNNNNNNNNNNNNNNNNNNNNNNNNNNNNNNNNNNNNNNNNNNNNNNNNNNNNNNNNNNNNNNNNNNNNNNNNNNNNNNNNNNNNNNNNNNNNNNNNNNNNNNNNNNNNNNNNNNNNNNNNNNNNNNNNNNNNNNNNNNNNNNNNNNNNNNNNNNNNNNNNNNNNNNNNNNNNNNNNNNNNNNNNNNNNNNNNNNNNNNNNNNNNNNNNNNNNNNNNNNNNNNNNNNNNNNNNNNNNNNNNNNNNNNNNNNNNNNNNNNNNNNNNNNNNNNNNNNNNNNNNNNNNNNNNNNNNNNNNNNNNNNNNNNNNNNNNNNNNNNNNNNNNNNNNNNNNNNNNNNNNNNNNNNNNNNNNNNNNNNNNNNNNNNNNNNNNNNNNNNNNNNNNNNNNNNNNNNNNNNNNNNNNNNNNNNNNNNNNNNNNNNNNNNNNNNNNNNNNNNNNNNNNNNNNNNNNNNNNNNNNNNNNNNNNNNNNNNNNNNNNNNNNNNNNNNNNNNNNNNNNNNNNNNNNNNNNNNNNNNNNNNNNNNNNNNNNNNNNNNNNNNNNNNNNNNNNNNNNNNNNNNNNNNNNNNNNNNNNNNNNNNNNNNNNNNNNNtgtatgtaaacttctgacccactggaattgtgatacagtgaattataattgaaataatctgtctgtaaacaattgttggaaaatgacttgtgtcatgcacaacgtagatgtcctaaccgacttgccaaaactatagtttgataacaagaaatttgtggagtggttgaaaaacaagttttaatgactccaacctaagtgtatgtaaacttccgacttcaactgtatatagtctcgctactgttattttttacagttattttttatttatctattgtTTACCGAATACCTATTTTTACTTTACTGCACTgctgtttaagggcttgtaagtaagcatttcactgtaaggtctaaacctgttctattcggcgcacgtgacaaataaactttgatttgattggccCCTCCGTACGTTCTGTGTGTCGTGATCCAGTGCATCAGCCTAGCTGGTCTGTGCTGTGAGCTGTATATGTCTCTTTCCTCTACAGCTTGGCTGCAAGTGAGACACTGACTCACTAGGCCTCTCCCTACAGTCAACAGGCCTTCCTCATCTCTATGCTTCCCACATgagaaaatactacagtttactatagaatactacatagaattctatagtaaactgtataaTAATATACTACACCCGTGtcccttgatcatgtgtagtacttactatagaatgttgtagtatactgtagaatactatagtaaatactacagtattatcagaaaaaaaactgtagtaaatactacagtaatgtccacaaaaacactaccatttttcactacagtaaatactacagtatttaatttgcatacacCCTGCTCATTCCTCTCCTCCATATCGCAATTTGTGCCagccataagtgagaaacctacatgccaagtataaaCCATATATTGtattccctacaggttatagaagagagcagaagctctgagctGTCCGTTCAGACTCCCAATCCTAtttacaggttatggaaaatgtgctatATTAGTATTTCTCCAAAAGGTTTCCTGAAGgtgaaagcctccacttctatgccaattataaaacaaatacactatagtaaatactacagtataatacagtctgcaaaaacactacagtaaatactaaagTATACTACAatatgcaaaaacactacatcaaTTACTAAGGTATATACTACAGTTTCTTTTACCAGTGTTTATACTGTGTGTTCTGTGACACTGTATAAAGAGCTGCTCTGCTCAAGGACCCTTGCCACAGGCTCTAAGTGCCGAGGCATCGCCAGCATGTGATTCACCCAGCCGACTGGCCACATACATTGTATGAGAGCACAAACAGCCTCCATCTCTCTAACCACTTCTCCTGTTTCTTCAAGAAATGCAGGTGTTTTCTTGGGATTGTTGATTTGTTTTTGAACGTGTCATATTCGTGGCACTCTCCACATTTTACCTGTTCCTCCTTGTCCTTCAAATCAATTGGCTCTAACCATATGCACTAGAATTCCTGCCTCCTTTTAGAACAGGGGTAAGCGACTAGATTTTGTTCCAAcaaggcaccacacctgaccatctaaactaattgatcagttcagtgattgcctcaactcaacacacctggtcttccaggtcggttaaatcCAAAACATGAAGTGATGTGACCCTCCAGGACCATGATTGCCTACATGTTTAAGACCATGTAGATAAGTATGTAATTGGAAGGCCTTCAGCAGGCTATCTTGTAGATCAgcagtgtcaaactcattccatggagggcctagccCTAGTGTCTGCtgatttttcctttcaattaagacctagacaaccagatgaggggagttccttactagtCAGTGACCTTAAGTCCAAGTGAGGAGCAAAAACTCAGACACGCAACCCCTCTGTAGAATCAGTTTGACACTTGTTGTAGATCATCCACCATCTTAGCTCCTCACAGCCTGTTCTATCCAGACTCCACCCATGCTGCCCAAGGTGTGCCTCAACCTCCAGGGGACTGAGATCCAGTATTTTTATCCAGCATCTAGGTCACCTCCACATGGGACAGTCATGCAGRGGAGTCCAAGTTCAACAAYGCTCTGCTTTATCCTATTTTTCTAGAAGAAAGACCCCTAGTCATTGTACTGCAATACACTGTCCCCGTTTCCACTAAAAACAACTTCKSYAAKCCRMYAKKKKYMMMWYSKAAAKKAYYWGGMSMWWWAWWWTWWTRKWMMTRWAWWWRCCCKAACAAGTCAGAAAAAGCTKATTACAAAGTAYGCTTGAASATGTTTATTATAAGAAATTAAGGGCTATTCGTCATCAGTTTATGAGACACTTTATTTCACCCATTCAACTTAGTGGTCTGTCTGGGAGGTTTTTATCAACAGGATAAATCAACAGGAGGCCATGAGTTGGTCAGAAGGCTAAGGGAAGTGGGGCTAACAGTTAGCAAAGACACAGTGAGAGCAGGGAGGGGGATATAGGAAGGGAGtgttatacagtacagtgtacatgAGGCAGATAATAACCCTGCTACACATAGACAAAGCTCTGTCGGCTGGGTTTACACAAGCTTGGCTCTTTTTCCAAGGTGTTCACTGGGCCTGGCTCTCTGACTCTTCCTCATCGTCTTCatacatctctccctcctcctcYGTGGTGGCGTCCTGGTACTGCTGGTACTCTGACACCAGGTCGTTCATGTTGCTCTCTGCCTCGGTGAACTCCATCTCYTCCATGCCCTCTCCGGTGTACCAGTGCAGGAAAGCCTTGCGGCGAAACATGGCYGTGAACTGCTCGGAGATGCGCTTGAACAGCTCCTGGATGGCRGTGTTGTTCCCGATGAAGGTGGCGGACATCTTGAGACCGCGGGGCGGGATGTTACAGACGGCCACTTTGACGTTGTTGGGGATCCATTCGACAAAGTAGCTGCTGTTCTTACTCTGGATGGCCAACATCTGTTCGTCCACCTCCTTCATGGACATCTGACCACGGAACACCATGGCCACGGTCAYGTAGCGTCCGTGACGCGGGTCGCAAGCGGCCATCATGTTCTTGGCGTCAAACAACTGCTGGGTGAGCTCYGGCACAGACAGTGCATTGTAGCACGCACTGCCACGCGCCGTGAGGGGGGCGAAGCCAGGCATGAAGAAGTGCAGACGGGGGAAGGGCACCATYTTGACAGCCAGTTTGCGGAGGTCAGCATTGAGCTGGCCGGGGAAGCGGAAGGAGGTAGTAACACCGCTCATYGTGGCCGACACCAGGTGGTTGAGGTCTCCGTAGGTGGGCGTGGGGAGCTTGAGCGTGCGGAAGCAGATGTCGTAAAGCGCCTCGTTGTCAATGCAGTAGGTTTCGTCTGTGTTCTCCAGCAGCTGATGGATGGACAGGGTGGCATTGTAGGGCTCCACCACTGTGTCTG
This portion of the Salvelinus sp. IW2-2015 unplaced genomic scaffold, ASM291031v2 Un_scaffold8436, whole genome shotgun sequence genome encodes:
- the LOC112079550 gene encoding tubulin beta-3 chain, which gives rise to MDSVRSGTYGQLFRPDNFIFGQSGAGNNWAKGHYTEGAELVDSVLEVVRKECENCDCLQGFQLTHSLGGGTGSGMGTLLISKIREEYPDRIMNTFSVVPSPKVSDTVVEPYNATLSIHQLLENTDETYCIDNEALYDICFRTLKLPTPTYGDLNHLVSATMSGVTTSFRFPGQLNADLRKLAVKMVPFPRLHFFMPGFAPLTARGSACYNALSVPELTQQLFDAKNMMAACDPRHGRYXTVAMVFRGQMSMKEVDEQMLAIQSKNSSYFVEWIPNNVKVAVCNIPPRGLKMSATFIGNNTAIQELFKRISEQFTAMFRRKAFLHWYTGEGMEEMEFTEAESNMNDLVSEYQQYQDATTEEEGEMYEDDEEESESQAQ